One window of Uloborus diversus isolate 005 chromosome 3, Udiv.v.3.1, whole genome shotgun sequence genomic DNA carries:
- the LOC129218218 gene encoding alpha-crystallin B chain-like, producing the protein MAAAGPAREADWYTNLEYNVVLLDQCFVRVVKDEDLYPSHYYYQTYAFRPLTQQFYDSSGISRVTDNEDKFHVELDARNFLDQEIDVSVINAYELEISGMHHPRDDGCGLVSRMFLRRYYLPYGVGRRFDRFLSDDGILNVCFQKDFKLTDSEEVPITDGAQGL; encoded by the coding sequence ATGGCTGCTGCTGGACCTGCTCGTGAAGCTGACTGGTATACGAATCTCGAATATAATGTTGTTCTCTTAGATCAGTGTTTTGTTAGAGTTGTAAAAGATGAAGATTTATATCCTTCTCACTACTATTACCAAACATATGCATTTCGGCCTCTGACACAACAATTCTATGATAGCTCTGGAATATCAAGAGTTACGGATAATGAAGATAAGTTCCACGTTGAACTTGATGCGAGAAACTTTCTTGATCAAGAAATCGACGTTAGCGTCATAAACGCCTATGAATTGGAAATTAGTGGCATGCACCATCCAAGAGACGATGGATGTGGTTTAGTTTCTCGTATGTTCTTACGTAGGTATTACTTACCTTATGGAGTGGGAAGACGATTCGATCGCTTCTTGTCGGACGATGGAAtcttaaatgtttgttttcaaaaagACTTCAAGTTGACAGACAGCGAGGAAGTACCCATCACAGACGGCGCTCAAGGACTTTAA